From Arthrobacter sp. FW306-2-2C-D06B, a single genomic window includes:
- a CDS encoding ABC transporter permease, with the protein MNFSGIPRWVYGLAVVGGLFVLLPLAAMVAKVNWAQFIPLVTSESSLTALGLSLRTSAASTALCVVLGIPLALVLARRPFRGQRLLRAFVLLPLVLPPVVGGIALLYTFGRQGLLGKSLELAGIQIAFSTTAVVLAQTFVALPFLVVSLEGALRTAGNRYEAVAATLGARPTTILRRVTVPMVLPGLASGAVLSFARSLGEFGATLTFAGSLQGVTRTLPLEIYLQRETDADAAVALSLVLVAVAVIVVGLSYRRPHRADIPAEAAA; encoded by the coding sequence ATGAACTTCAGCGGGATTCCACGGTGGGTCTATGGCCTTGCGGTAGTTGGCGGTTTGTTCGTCCTGTTGCCGCTGGCTGCCATGGTCGCGAAGGTCAATTGGGCGCAATTCATCCCGCTGGTGACCTCCGAGTCCTCGCTGACGGCGTTGGGGCTCAGCCTCCGTACATCTGCCGCGAGCACAGCACTCTGCGTCGTCCTGGGCATCCCCCTGGCCCTTGTCCTTGCCCGCCGGCCCTTCCGCGGGCAGCGGCTCCTCCGTGCCTTCGTCCTCCTGCCCCTGGTGTTGCCGCCCGTGGTGGGCGGTATCGCGCTGCTCTACACGTTCGGGCGGCAGGGACTTCTGGGTAAGAGCCTTGAGCTCGCGGGCATCCAGATCGCCTTTTCGACGACGGCGGTGGTCCTGGCCCAGACGTTCGTCGCCCTGCCGTTCTTGGTGGTCAGCCTCGAAGGTGCCTTGAGGACGGCCGGCAACCGCTACGAAGCTGTTGCCGCGACGCTCGGCGCCCGCCCCACCACCATCCTGCGTCGCGTGACCGTACCTATGGTCCTCCCGGGACTCGCGTCCGGTGCGGTGCTTTCCTTTGCCCGCAGCCTGGGCGAGTTCGGGGCCACGCTGACTTTCGCAGGGAGCTTGCAAGGTGTTACTCGGACCCTGCCGCTGGAAATCTACCTGCAGCGCGAGACCGACGCGGATGCCGCCGTCGCACTTTCACTCGTGCTCGTCGCCGTGGCCGTGATCGTCGTCGGGCTGTCTTACCGGCGTCCGCACCGCGCGGACATTCCCGCGGAAGCTGCCGCATGA